The genomic interval CGCCACGCCTGGCGATAATAACCACCACCGCATCGACATGACTGTCATTGACTGCCGCCTCAAGCGCCACCCGGTACCGTTCCGGCCCGGCATCGCCAAGAAGGTCCACTGGATTATAGATAGTGGCTGCATCCGGCAGTTCGGCCCGGAGAATGCTTGCCGCCGTCGCATCAAGATAACTGATCGCAAGTCCTGCCCGCTCTATGGCATCCACGGCCATAATCCCCGGACCACCGGCATTGGTCAGCACCATAATCCGCTTCCCCTTAGGCAGAGGCTGTAGACTAAACGAAGTGGCCAGGTCAAAAAGGGCGCTCATACTCTCCGCCCGGATCACCCCGGAACGCCGGAACGCGGCGCCATAAGCGGAATCTTGGCCAATCAACGCCCCAGAGTGAGCGGCAACCGCCTTTCGCCCGGACAGGGTAGTTGCAGCCTTCAACATGATCACCGGCTTACGACTGGTGGCATATTCCGCCGCTTTGACAAAAGCGTCACCGGCATTAATGCTCTCAAGATAGCCGATAATAACCTTGGTCTGAGGATCGAGGGCCAGAGCTCTGAGCAGATCAATCTCGGACAATTCCGCCTTGTTGCCAAGACTGACCATCTTGGCAAGGCCCAGCCCCACCCCAGCCAGACGCTCCAGAAAAAGTGCGCAGAGAGAACTGGACTGAGAGATCATCGAAATACCGCCAGGCTCAGGAAATGACTCGGTGTCAAAGGCAAAGAGCGAATGAGCAGTATTAATGACGCCAAGACAATTTGGACCTAAGAGTCGCACGTCACGAAGTCGGCACATCTCGGCAATCTGGGTCTCCATTTCAGCCCCAGCCTCACCCGCTTCCTTAAAACCCACCGACAGCACGATCACCGCTTTAGCCCCGGCGCCAATGGCATCACGGACAGCATCCCGGCACTGAGCGGCAGGAACGGCGATCAAGGCAAGATCGATCCTCCCTGCAAACTGAGAAATCCCAGGATAGCAGCGGAGCCCAAGCACCTCATCAGCCTTCGGGTTTACCGGCACCACGGTCCCGGCATACCCTCCCTGAATAATATTAGCCAGCAACCGGTGGCCGAAGGCGCCCTCACTGCGTGATGCGCCGATAACGGCAATGGTCTGAGGTTGAAACAGGGCGTCAAGCATGGGTAGTTTAATTCCTATTAGTGTAACCGATTAAATTTACAGAGGTTGCTCTGGCAGCATCGGGTCGACAACAAACCCAGCTTCTTCCAAGGCCCGGTGCACGGCCCGAAGGTTCATAGTATTGACCCGAACCGAGATAGTCTGAGAATGCTGACCAGGGACCATGCTCTTGCTGCGCACCACCCGGCTGAAATGGATATCATGTTCCTCCAAGGTGTGCACGATCCGGGTTAAAGGCCGGGGCTTGCCATCGTCCTTGACGCCGACCAGGACCGATCCCCGCTCGCCAAGACCAAAGAGCGTGGTATAGGCCATGATCAGATCACGAACGGAAAAAACTCCAATCACCTTGTGGTGGCTATCGATCACCGGCAAGGCGCCAACCTTGTGCCGATTAAGAAGGATCAGGGCATCGTCCAAGGTGGCATAGGATGAAAGAGAAACCACATCCTTACTCATGATCTCGCCAACCGGGGACTGACTGATTTTCCAAATCTCGTCCTTATGCTGCTTACCGGTATCGACACAGGAGGGGTAGGCCGAACGAATATCACGGTCAGTGACCATGCCAAGGAGACAACCATCATCCCCGACAACCGGCAAGTGCCGAAAATGTTTAGTCTCAAGGATTCCCTTCACTTCACCGATGGGAGTCTCAGGCCCGACCGTGACCGGGATCTTGGTCATGTAATGTTCAATATACATAGATCTCCTCCTCTTCTTTCATATTTGATGGCGTCGCAAAAAGCCCGATCTACTGCGTTGCAGCGCCCTTTTGCTTAGACATACCGTGACTTTTTGCGAGACCATCATATTTAGGCAAAGAAAAATCTTGGGTTACGCTTCGCTATTCCAACCTACAACCATCATTCACCGGCCAACCCGTCCACATAGGCCTCGGCACTCTGAGCAAGCGACTCAAGGTGATAGCCACCCTCAAGGATTGACACCACCCTGCCATGAAAAAGCTTAGCCCATTGCCGTGTCATCAGCCCCAAGGTTTTGTATACTCCTGTGGAGTAACAGAGTCCGGACATATCGTCATCCTGATGCCCGTCAAACCCGGCAGCCACCAACAGGGCATCCGGTCGGAATGACTCTATTGCAGGTCCAATCTTACTCTCGATAACCTCAAGAAGCATGGCATCATTGGCTCCCGGCGGCAGAGGGACATTCAAGGTCGTGCCCTTGCCAGGTCCATGCCCGCGCTCATCTCCAAAACCAGTGCCTGGAAAGCTGAAGGTCGGGTGCTCGTG from Desulfobulbaceae bacterium carries:
- a CDS encoding CoA-binding protein produces the protein MLDALFQPQTIAVIGASRSEGAFGHRLLANIIQGGYAGTVVPVNPKADEVLGLRCYPGISQFAGRIDLALIAVPAAQCRDAVRDAIGAGAKAVIVLSVGFKEAGEAGAEMETQIAEMCRLRDVRLLGPNCLGVINTAHSLFAFDTESFPEPGGISMISQSSSLCALFLERLAGVGLGLAKMVSLGNKAELSEIDLLRALALDPQTKVIIGYLESINAGDAFVKAAEYATSRKPVIMLKAATTLSGRKAVAAHSGALIGQDSAYGAAFRRSGVIRAESMSALFDLATSFSLQPLPKGKRIMVLTNAGGPGIMAVDAIERAGLAISYLDATAASILRAELPDAATIYNPVDLLGDAGPERYRVALEAAVNDSHVDAVVVIIARRGAADQTLAIAQAIVSCNHGQKPLSVCVLGGDTNATRDLLFHGGVPAFDSPEGAVAVLKAMVGYVAWRNRPPRVVTRFKVNRRRVERIISRRIRTNRLHIAEVKAKDILKAYDFQVPPGHLSTTVEEAIEHAEGIGYPVAMKIVSPDIVHKSDMGGIRLNITNRQGIRDGFDLMMLRMSQRAPDAWIDGIYIEKMLDRGPEVIMGMHRDPQFGPMLMFGLGGIYVEVMKDVAFNLAPITFDEAMTMLRNTKSYQILVRTRGEGGVDMASIAHCLQKISQLATDFPQIAEIEINPLLVCEFGTEPVVVDAKINLRVGS
- a CDS encoding CBS domain-containing protein, whose translation is MYIEHYMTKIPVTVGPETPIGEVKGILETKHFRHLPVVGDDGCLLGMVTDRDIRSAYPSCVDTGKQHKDEIWKISQSPVGEIMSKDVVSLSSYATLDDALILLNRHKVGALPVIDSHHKVIGVFSVRDLIMAYTTLFGLGERGSVLVGVKDDGKPRPLTRIVHTLEEHDIHFSRVVRSKSMVPGQHSQTISVRVNTMNLRAVHRALEEAGFVVDPMLPEQPL